In Blattabacterium cuenoti, the following proteins share a genomic window:
- a CDS encoding phosphoglycerate kinase has protein sequence MKKIKTVDDFNFENQTALIRVDFNVPINELHEITDDTRIQYTIPTIQKILSEKGKIVLISHFGRPKGAPSKAFSLKFLVQHLSKLLKITVNFFENCIGDSTIKKVNELKYGEILLLENLRFHKEEEKENENFAYELSKLGDIYVNDAFGVAHRYHTSITILPKFFGEKKCIGFLMKKEIQYLNQFLLGKGERPISVLLGGAKISSKIEIIENIIGFADYILIGGGMSYPFIKIKGGMIGDSIIEKNQIIEKTLKKIFHKYQDKINIIHLPKDVVIADSFKNESNTKIVPIHSIPNGWMGLDIGPYSIKNFCKIIEKSKTILWNGPVGVFEFSNFSLGTRSVAKAIANRTEKGAFSLVGGGDSIASLKMENCEKKISYLSTGGGAMLSSLKNKTLPGISAIIL, from the coding sequence ATGAAGAAAATAAAAACTGTTGATGATTTTAATTTCGAAAATCAAACAGCTCTAATAAGAGTTGATTTTAATGTACCAATAAATGAGTTACACGAAATAACAGATGACACTCGAATTCAATATACTATTCCTACGATTCAGAAAATTCTTTCTGAAAAAGGAAAAATTGTTCTCATTTCTCATTTTGGAAGACCGAAAGGAGCCCCCTCTAAGGCTTTTTCCTTAAAATTTTTAGTTCAACATTTATCAAAATTGCTAAAAATAACTGTAAATTTTTTCGAAAATTGTATAGGAGATTCTACTATAAAAAAAGTGAATGAATTAAAATATGGGGAAATCTTATTATTGGAAAATTTACGTTTTCATAAAGAAGAAGAAAAAGAAAATGAAAATTTTGCTTACGAATTATCGAAGCTAGGAGATATATACGTAAATGATGCTTTCGGCGTTGCGCATCGTTACCATACTTCCATAACCATTCTACCAAAATTTTTTGGAGAAAAAAAATGTATTGGCTTTCTTATGAAAAAAGAAATACAATATTTAAATCAATTTTTGCTTGGAAAAGGAGAAAGACCAATTAGTGTTTTATTAGGAGGAGCAAAAATTTCTTCTAAAATAGAAATTATTGAAAATATTATTGGTTTTGCAGATTACATCCTAATAGGAGGAGGGATGTCTTATCCTTTTATAAAAATAAAAGGAGGAATGATAGGAGATTCTATAATTGAAAAAAATCAGATAATTGAAAAAACATTAAAAAAAATTTTTCATAAATATCAGGATAAAATAAATATTATCCATCTTCCAAAAGACGTGGTAATAGCTGATTCGTTCAAAAATGAATCTAACACTAAAATTGTCCCAATTCATTCTATTCCAAATGGATGGATGGGATTAGATATAGGACCTTATTCTATAAAAAACTTTTGTAAAATTATAGAAAAATCTAAAACCATTTTATGGAATGGTCCTGTAGGAGTTTTTGAATTTTCAAATTTTTCTTTAGGAACTAGATCTGTAGCAAAAGCTATTGCAAATAGAACCGAAAAAGGTGCATTTTCTTTAGTAGGAGGAGGAGATTCTATCGCTTCATTAAAAATGGAAAACTGTGAAAAAAAAATAAGTTATTTATCTACTGGAGGGGGGGCCATGTTGTCCAGTTTAAAAAATAAAACGCTTCCTGGAATAAGTGCAATAATATTATAA
- a CDS encoding superoxide dismutase: MSFKLPKLPYSYKDFEPYIDRKTMDIHYNKHHATYTNNLNQAISSTSMMNFSIKEILEKVHVESRVIRNNGGGFYNHNLFWKILIPHSQYSHPSVYLNDIFKKNFNSFDSFKETFSKIAANHFGSGWTWLCVREEKLIICSTTNQDNPLMYGIGCEGIPILGLDIWEHAYYLQYQNRRLDYICAFWNIVNWIQVEENYKKAIKK, translated from the coding sequence ATGTCATTTAAACTTCCAAAATTACCTTATTCATATAAGGATTTTGAACCTTATATAGATAGAAAAACTATGGATATTCATTATAATAAACATCATGCAACTTATACCAATAATCTAAACCAGGCTATTTCAAGCACAAGTATGATGAATTTTTCTATAAAAGAAATTTTAGAAAAAGTTCATGTTGAATCTAGAGTAATACGTAATAATGGGGGAGGTTTTTACAATCACAATCTATTTTGGAAAATATTAATACCTCACTCACAATATTCCCATCCAAGTGTATATTTAAATGATATTTTTAAAAAAAATTTTAACTCTTTTGATTCTTTTAAAGAAACCTTTTCTAAGATTGCGGCGAATCATTTTGGTTCTGGATGGACTTGGTTGTGTGTTAGAGAAGAAAAATTAATAATTTGTTCCACAACAAATCAAGACAATCCTCTTATGTATGGAATAGGTTGTGAAGGAATTCCAATATTAGGATTAGATATTTGGGAACACGCTTATTATCTACAATATCAAAATCGTCGTTTAGATTATATATGTGCTTTTTGGAATATCGTAAATTGGATTCAAGTAGAGGAAAATTATAAAAAAGCCATAAAAAAATAA
- the folB gene encoding dihydroneopterin aldolase, producing the protein MGKIVLENIKLFGFHGCMPEEKYVGSHYTVNLEIEFDLYQASINDDLSKTINYIDLYSIVKEEMDINSKLIEHLAQRIIKRIKKYNKPLIKYTKIKICKENPPLQGNIDRVCVILDNSDC; encoded by the coding sequence ATGGGAAAAATTGTATTAGAAAATATTAAATTATTTGGATTTCATGGATGTATGCCAGAAGAAAAATATGTTGGCTCTCATTATACAGTAAATTTAGAAATCGAATTTGATTTGTATCAAGCATCTATTAATGATGATTTATCAAAAACTATTAATTATATAGATTTGTATTCTATTGTAAAAGAAGAAATGGATATCAATTCTAAATTGATTGAACATTTAGCACAAAGAATAATTAAAAGAATTAAAAAATACAATAAACCTTTAATAAAATATACAAAAATAAAAATTTGTAAAGAAAACCCTCCATTACAAGGAAATATAGATAGAGTATGTGTAATTTTGGATAATAGCGATTGTTAA
- a CDS encoding uroporphyrinogen-III synthase: protein MKINNILISQSLNGGFNTPYIKLSKNKNVNIDFRSFIEVKGASSSDVRKQKINFSDFTVILFISKKSVDHYFRLAESMRFKVPASMKYICQTKTIAYYLQKYILFRKRKIHIGNKSFQDILPYIKKHSKEKFLLPSSDILKSEIIDILNKQNISWKRAILYKTASSDLSDLKHIYYDILVFFNPAEIKSLFDNFPNFDQNNVKIATFGKNTLDAAYKAGLKIDIKVPTPEFPSMAMALEKYIKKSNTIRY, encoded by the coding sequence ATCAAGATAAATAATATTCTGATTTCACAATCTCTTAATGGTGGATTTAATACTCCATATATAAAACTTAGCAAAAATAAAAATGTAAATATTGACTTCCGATCTTTCATAGAAGTAAAAGGTGCGTCATCTAGTGATGTAAGAAAACAGAAAATAAATTTTTCTGATTTTACCGTAATTCTTTTTATTAGTAAAAAATCCGTAGATCATTATTTTCGTTTAGCAGAGTCTATGCGTTTTAAAGTCCCTGCTTCTATGAAATATATCTGCCAAACAAAAACTATAGCTTATTATTTACAAAAATATATTCTTTTTAGAAAAAGAAAAATTCATATTGGAAATAAATCATTTCAAGATATACTTCCTTATATTAAAAAACATTCCAAAGAAAAGTTTCTTTTACCTTCTTCAGACATATTAAAATCAGAAATTATTGATATATTAAATAAACAAAATATCTCTTGGAAAAGAGCTATTTTATATAAAACCGCTTCTAGTGATTTATCTGATTTGAAACATATATATTATGATATTTTAGTTTTTTTTAATCCAGCAGAAATAAAATCTTTATTTGATAATTTTCCTAATTTTGATCAAAATAATGTAAAAATTGCTACTTTCGGAAAAAATACTTTAGACGCTGCTTATAAAGCGGGATTAAAAATCGATATAAAAGTTCCGACACCAGAATTTCCTTCTATGGCTATGGCTTTGGAAAAATATATTAAAAAATCAAACACAATCAGATATTGA
- the glmS gene encoding glutamine--fructose-6-phosphate transaminase (isomerizing), translating into MCGIIGYLGYREAYPILINGLKKLEYRGYDSSGIAVFYENGYNLCKTKGRVYELEKKISYSKIQIKGTTGIGHTRWATHGIADDINAHPHVSNSNELIMIHNGIIENYYAIKVILLKNGFTFKSKTDTEVLVNLIEYLKKENKLSLEEAVRISLNEIVGAYSIAVVERSHPDTIIIAKLGSPLSLGVNDKEFFVASDPISFIYHTKNVIYLKDGEMAILKKGKDLDFRKIIDNHRLNPIIKKLQINLKEIEKGEYKYFMLKEIYEQPKTILDTLRGRLLIPERIICINGVESNKEIFVNAKCITIVACGTSWHASLIGEYLLEELTRIPVEVEYASEFRYRNPIIGEKDVVIVISQSGETADTLAALKLAKKKGAFVFGICNVVGSSIARNVDAGAYTHAGPEIGVASTKAFTAQITVLILLALIIGKHRSTINDNRYKLLCKELGSIPEKVDHTLKMDNTIKIISQVYHDVNNFLYLGRGINFPVALEGALKLKEISYIHAEGYPAAEMKHGPIALIDENMPVVIIATKKGCYDKIIGNIQEIKARKGKIIAIINEDDIQVNMLADHVIRIPDISEVLSPLVTVIPLQLLAYQIAYIRGENIDQPRNLAKSVTVE; encoded by the coding sequence ATGTGCGGTATAATTGGTTATTTAGGGTATAGAGAAGCTTATCCTATTCTTATTAATGGATTAAAAAAATTGGAATATAGAGGATATGATAGCTCTGGTATTGCTGTTTTTTACGAAAATGGATATAATTTATGCAAGACTAAAGGAAGAGTTTATGAATTGGAAAAAAAAATTTCCTATAGTAAAATTCAAATAAAAGGAACAACAGGAATAGGTCATACAAGATGGGCAACTCATGGAATAGCGGATGATATTAATGCTCATCCTCATGTTTCTAATTCTAATGAACTCATTATGATTCATAATGGAATTATAGAGAATTACTATGCTATCAAAGTTATTTTATTGAAAAATGGATTTACTTTTAAAAGTAAAACAGATACGGAGGTTCTTGTTAATTTAATTGAATATTTGAAAAAAGAAAATAAATTATCTTTAGAAGAAGCAGTAAGGATTTCTTTGAATGAAATTGTGGGGGCTTATTCTATTGCTGTAGTAGAAAGATCTCATCCTGATACAATTATTATTGCAAAATTGGGAAGTCCTTTATCTTTGGGGGTTAATGATAAAGAATTTTTTGTTGCATCTGATCCTATTTCTTTTATATATCATACTAAAAATGTTATTTATTTAAAAGATGGAGAAATGGCTATTCTTAAAAAAGGAAAGGATTTGGATTTTAGAAAAATTATAGATAATCATAGATTAAATCCAATTATTAAAAAACTTCAAATTAATTTAAAAGAAATAGAGAAAGGAGAATATAAATATTTCATGTTAAAAGAAATATATGAACAACCTAAAACAATTTTAGATACTCTACGAGGTAGATTATTAATTCCTGAAAGAATTATTTGTATTAATGGGGTTGAATCTAATAAAGAGATTTTTGTCAATGCTAAATGTATAACTATAGTAGCATGTGGCACTTCATGGCATGCTAGTTTAATTGGAGAATATTTATTAGAGGAACTAACTCGTATTCCAGTAGAGGTGGAATATGCTTCTGAATTTAGATACAGGAATCCTATCATAGGTGAAAAAGATGTCGTCATTGTGATTTCCCAATCGGGAGAAACAGCCGATACTTTAGCCGCTTTAAAATTAGCAAAAAAGAAAGGGGCTTTTGTATTTGGTATTTGTAATGTGGTAGGATCATCTATTGCACGAAATGTGGATGCAGGAGCTTATACGCATGCGGGGCCTGAAATAGGCGTCGCCTCTACAAAAGCTTTTACTGCACAGATTACAGTTCTAATTTTACTAGCTTTGATTATAGGAAAACATAGATCTACAATCAATGATAATCGTTATAAATTATTATGTAAGGAGCTTGGATCAATTCCAGAAAAAGTAGATCACACTCTGAAGATGGATAATACTATCAAAATAATATCTCAAGTGTATCATGATGTAAATAATTTTCTCTATTTAGGTAGAGGGATTAATTTTCCGGTTGCTTTAGAAGGGGCTTTAAAACTGAAAGAGATATCCTATATTCATGCAGAAGGTTATCCTGCTGCAGAAATGAAACATGGGCCTATAGCCTTAATTGACGAAAATATGCCAGTGGTTATTATTGCTACAAAAAAAGGATGTTACGATAAAATTATTGGTAATATTCAAGAAATTAAAGCTAGGAAAGGGAAAATTATAGCTATAATCAATGAAGATGACATTCAAGTTAATATGTTAGCGGACCACGTGATAAGAATACCAGATATTTCTGAAGTACTTAGTCCGTTAGTAACTGTTATCCCTCTTCAATTATTAGCTTATCAAATAGCTTATATACGTGGAGAAAATATAGATCAACCAAGAAATTTAGCAAAATCAGTAACAGTAGAATAA
- a CDS encoding glycogen/starch synthase: MTGKRILYVSSDLFPFSSENSISLSVLKATKFMQSIGNDVRIFMPRFGIINERRHQLHEVIRLSGMNLMINDIDQPLLIKVASIPDARLQVYFIDNEEYFKRKAIDEDENGVFFSDNDERALFFTKGILETVKKLNWKPDIIHIYGWMSSFIPLYIKNFYKNDPVYQNVKIVVSIYNKPFKGSLNKDIAKKIKFDGIKSRKLKLLVNPNYFNLIKLCMYFSDAIIKGDLSFPEEIEDYIKVNKLLVLKYYPVEEIETVYQQFYKETVLEQIN; encoded by the coding sequence ATGACAGGTAAACGTATATTATATGTTTCTTCGGATTTATTTCCATTCTCTTCAGAGAATTCGATATCTTTATCGGTATTGAAAGCTACTAAATTTATGCAATCAATAGGAAACGATGTACGTATATTTATGCCTCGTTTTGGAATAATAAATGAAAGAAGGCATCAATTACATGAAGTAATTCGTTTATCGGGCATGAATTTGATGATTAATGATATAGATCAACCATTATTGATAAAAGTAGCATCTATTCCTGATGCTAGACTACAAGTTTATTTCATAGATAATGAAGAATATTTTAAAAGAAAAGCAATAGATGAGGACGAAAATGGAGTTTTTTTTTCAGATAATGATGAGAGAGCTTTATTTTTTACAAAAGGAATTTTAGAAACTGTCAAAAAATTAAACTGGAAACCTGATATAATTCATATATATGGATGGATGAGTTCTTTTATTCCTTTATATATTAAAAATTTTTATAAAAACGATCCAGTGTATCAAAATGTAAAAATTGTTGTATCTATTTACAACAAACCTTTTAAAGGATCTTTAAATAAAGATATTGCCAAAAAAATAAAATTTGATGGCATTAAATCTAGAAAATTAAAATTGTTAGTAAATCCAAATTATTTTAATTTAATCAAATTATGTATGTATTTTTCGGATGCAATTATAAAAGGAGATCTTTCTTTTCCGGAAGAAATAGAAGATTACATAAAAGTAAATAAGTTATTAGTATTAAAATATTACCCTGTAGAAGAGATAGAAACCGTTTATCAACAATTTTATAAAGAAACTGTTTTAGAACAGATAAATTAA
- the rnr gene encoding ribonuclease R, which translates to MKKERKIKKKHYNNLSTGFINITNHGYAFVHINEFQKDIFIPKNKTNRALEGDLVKIRFSFSKKGMKMEGEVLKIIKRKTKKFIGILKFDIQSKYGIVHNHSIHIDILVPMKKLEKYHHNDKVLVQIISWPKKFKNPLGKIVKVFGTSGEYKTEISSLLEEYGISYEFSKKIENEANKIFEKKISDMSFRKDMRDVNTFTIDPLNAKDFDDALSIKKLNFDTWEIGVHISDVSHYIKEGSLLDQEAYSRATSIYFVGGVIPMLPKILSNDLCSLQPKKDKFSFSYVFNINKKGKILKNWFGKTIIQSNKKFTYDEVQSIIDQKKGDYYEDIYTLFLFSKILIKNRLKNGAIFLEKVEVKFHLDEENNPMSLYIEKNNEAHRLIEEFMLLTNRKISEFVSLNLNGDPSNKLYIYRVHDEPDFQKIFFLKKIVEPLGYFLDLKNIKTSINHLLKKIKGKPEQNMIENLILRAMSKAKYSTKNIGHYGLSFIYYTHFTSPIRRYSDIIAHRLLYHYLTNKNKSEEYKLKTVEFYEKQSQHCSNKERLAIDAERDFMKYIQVKYIKKFIGKEFDGIITGFTDWSVYIDLLSFQTEGMVKLRDIKEDSYVLNSNNYTIIGKKKGKTYHLGDKIKVKLINVNIEKKQITLDWISNVK; encoded by the coding sequence ATGAAAAAAGAAAGAAAAATAAAAAAAAAACATTATAATAATTTATCCACAGGATTTATTAATATAACTAATCATGGATATGCGTTTGTTCATATCAACGAATTTCAAAAAGATATTTTTATTCCAAAAAATAAAACGAATAGAGCTTTAGAAGGAGACTTAGTAAAAATTCGATTTTCTTTTTCTAAGAAAGGAATGAAAATGGAAGGGGAAGTGCTAAAAATAATTAAAAGAAAAACTAAAAAATTTATTGGAATATTAAAATTTGACATTCAATCTAAATACGGAATCGTACATAATCATAGTATTCATATAGATATCTTAGTCCCAATGAAAAAATTGGAAAAATATCACCATAATGATAAAGTATTGGTTCAAATTATCTCATGGCCTAAAAAATTTAAAAATCCTTTGGGAAAAATCGTAAAAGTATTTGGAACTTCTGGAGAATATAAAACAGAAATTTCTTCTTTATTGGAAGAATATGGAATATCCTATGAATTTTCAAAGAAAATAGAAAATGAAGCTAATAAAATTTTTGAAAAAAAAATTTCAGACATGAGCTTCAGAAAAGACATGCGAGATGTCAATACTTTTACTATTGACCCTTTGAATGCAAAAGATTTTGATGACGCTCTTTCCATTAAAAAATTAAACTTTGATACTTGGGAAATAGGAGTCCATATATCTGATGTTTCTCATTATATAAAAGAAGGAAGTTTATTAGATCAAGAAGCATATTCTCGAGCTACATCTATTTATTTTGTAGGAGGAGTTATTCCTATGCTTCCTAAAATATTATCTAATGATCTTTGTTCTTTACAACCGAAAAAAGATAAATTCAGTTTTTCCTATGTTTTCAATATAAATAAGAAAGGAAAAATATTGAAAAATTGGTTTGGAAAAACTATAATACAATCTAATAAAAAATTCACATATGATGAAGTGCAATCTATTATAGATCAAAAAAAAGGAGACTATTACGAAGATATTTATACATTATTTTTGTTTTCTAAAATATTAATTAAAAATCGATTAAAAAATGGAGCAATTTTTTTAGAAAAAGTAGAAGTAAAATTTCATTTAGACGAAGAGAATAATCCTATGTCTTTATATATAGAAAAAAATAATGAAGCTCATCGTTTAATTGAAGAATTTATGTTATTAACTAATCGAAAAATTTCAGAATTTGTTAGCTTAAATTTGAATGGAGATCCTTCTAATAAACTTTATATCTATAGAGTACACGATGAACCTGATTTTCAGAAAATTTTTTTCCTTAAAAAAATTGTAGAACCTTTAGGTTATTTTTTAGATTTAAAAAATATAAAAACTTCTATTAATCATTTATTAAAAAAAATTAAAGGAAAACCCGAACAAAATATGATTGAAAATTTAATTCTTCGTGCTATGAGTAAGGCTAAGTATTCCACAAAAAATATAGGACACTATGGTTTATCTTTTATCTATTATACTCATTTTACTTCTCCTATAAGGAGATATTCAGATATAATAGCACATCGTTTATTATATCATTATTTAACGAATAAAAACAAAAGTGAAGAATACAAGCTTAAAACAGTAGAATTTTATGAAAAACAATCTCAACATTGCAGTAATAAAGAACGTTTAGCTATAGACGCGGAAAGAGATTTTATGAAATATATACAAGTTAAATATATAAAAAAATTTATAGGAAAAGAATTTGATGGAATTATCACTGGATTTACTGATTGGAGTGTTTATATTGATTTACTATCCTTTCAAACTGAAGGAATGGTAAAGTTACGTGATATTAAAGAAGATTCTTATGTTCTGAATTCAAATAATTATACTATCATTGGAAAAAAGAAAGGGAAAACTTATCATTTAGGAGATAAAATAAAAGTGAAACTTATAAATGTCAATATAGAAAAAAAACAAATTACCCTTGATTGGATCTCTAATGTAAAATAA
- the coaD gene encoding pantetheine-phosphate adenylyltransferase has protein sequence MNKKIAVFPGSFDPITLGHYDIIIRALNLFDKIIIAIGKNFEKKNMFSIKKRKKWIQKTFLSLSQKIEIDSFDGLTLSFCIKKKAKFLLRGIRNQLDFEFEKNIFIVNKELYKKHVIETVYLFSSYDKSHISSYIVRDVIKNGGDYTVFVPSTVRI, from the coding sequence ATGAATAAAAAAATAGCAGTATTTCCTGGCTCTTTTGATCCCATTACTTTAGGGCATTATGATATTATTATTAGAGCTTTAAATTTATTTGATAAAATTATTATAGCTATTGGAAAAAATTTTGAAAAAAAAAATATGTTTTCTATTAAAAAGAGAAAAAAGTGGATACAAAAAACTTTTTTAAGTTTATCACAAAAAATAGAAATTGATTCATTTGATGGGTTAACTCTTTCTTTTTGTATAAAGAAAAAAGCTAAATTTTTATTAAGAGGCATTCGGAATCAATTAGATTTTGAATTTGAAAAAAATATATTTATAGTTAATAAAGAATTGTATAAAAAACATGTTATTGAAACAGTTTATCTTTTCTCTTCTTATGATAAATCTCATATTAGTTCTTATATTGTGAGAGACGTTATAAAAAATGGAGGAGATTACACTGTATTTGTCCCTTCTACAGTTAGAATATAA
- a CDS encoding PSP1 domain-containing protein, with protein sequence MNKSCYDCLNKCAKKENIFQKKRCYKLNTLDWLSNIQSPFEYQKYDIVEIQFKNDRKEFFLNQEKIFLNQGDIVTVEPKSGIGYDIGIVHLTGELVNLQIRNQTINSNTFKKIYRKSTYKEINIWKSFKRKEFTILLKAKEIVKDLNLSMKISDVEYQGDGEKAIFYYTAENRIDFRKLIKEFAFHFHTRIEMRQIGYRQEAAKIGGIGSCGRELCCSTWLKNFKSVTTNSARYQQLSINIQKLTGQCSKLKCCLNYELDAYLDAIKDFPDFNSKIYTEKGIAQSMKIDVFKQEMWFSYIKNPNTWFRIKVKKIKEILEKNKIAPPLEELSTINIIQKTEFTFKDLSM encoded by the coding sequence ATGAATAAATCATGCTATGATTGTTTAAATAAATGTGCAAAAAAAGAAAATATTTTTCAAAAAAAACGATGTTACAAACTTAATACATTGGATTGGTTATCCAATATTCAATCTCCTTTTGAATATCAAAAATATGATATTGTAGAAATACAATTTAAAAATGATAGAAAAGAATTTTTTCTTAATCAAGAAAAAATATTCCTTAATCAAGGGGATATTGTTACTGTAGAACCTAAATCAGGCATAGGATACGACATAGGTATAGTTCATTTAACTGGAGAATTGGTGAACTTACAAATAAGAAATCAAACTATTAATTCAAATACTTTTAAAAAGATATACAGAAAATCAACATATAAAGAAATAAATATTTGGAAATCTTTTAAAAGAAAAGAATTCACAATTCTTTTAAAAGCAAAAGAAATTGTAAAAGATTTAAATCTTTCTATGAAAATTAGTGATGTAGAATATCAAGGAGATGGAGAAAAGGCTATTTTTTATTATACAGCTGAAAATAGAATTGATTTTAGAAAATTGATTAAAGAATTTGCCTTTCATTTTCACACACGTATAGAAATGCGTCAAATAGGATATAGACAAGAAGCGGCAAAAATTGGTGGAATTGGTTCTTGTGGTAGAGAACTTTGTTGTTCTACCTGGTTAAAAAATTTTAAAAGTGTAACAACAAATTCAGCTAGATATCAACAACTTTCTATAAATATTCAAAAATTAACTGGACAATGTAGTAAATTAAAATGCTGTCTAAATTATGAACTAGATGCTTACTTAGACGCCATAAAAGATTTTCCAGATTTTAACAGTAAAATTTATACAGAAAAAGGGATTGCTCAATCTATGAAAATTGATGTTTTTAAACAGGAAATGTGGTTTTCTTATATTAAGAACCCCAACACTTGGTTTAGAATAAAAGTAAAAAAAATTAAAGAAATTTTAGAAAAAAATAAGATAGCGCCTCCTTTAGAGGAATTATCAACTATCAACATCATTCAAAAAACAGAATTTACATTTAAAGATTTATCTATGTAA